One Paenibacillus sp. FSL H7-0737 DNA segment encodes these proteins:
- the pucD gene encoding xanthine dehydrogenase subunit D, whose protein sequence is MLLNKESSGSRWRTRPDGEGKVSGELQYLTDMRAEGMLIGRVLRSEQAHARILSIRIEKAIEVPGVHAVITHEDVPGLNGFGIALPHQPVFCSDRVRYTGDAIAAVAAETDEIAEYALSLIEVDYELLPLLENPEEAMKKDAILLHAEGNVLHHTEYRKGEPEPVFTDCCHVVEESYYTPRQMHTYMETEGGLFIPEDNGRLTVYSATQHGLMDRLQLSRILDIPQEDIRVISSPIGGSFGGKDELNVQPYGALLALRTLRPVRLHNSRVESVRAGLKRHPMKITMKTGCDPEGIIRAHQVRIISDTGAYATLGAEVLNFATEHVMGPYIIDHVDVKGFAVYTNNGVSGEFRGFGGNQAIFALEGQIDRLAERLQIDPWEMRRRNLRKYGDLGPLGQEIAQTDGAFQVWEALAGSPLMTEAASTDSDSGVVEPWIVTGTGAAIAMHGAGLGYGIPDPAGGRLSLTLEGKIEAVFGYEEFGQGLIATMEQMLIEQFGLAAEDLSIVIGDTDVVPDSGSSTASRSTSMMWMALKRLRPDFTARVLQAAAMIKPELDNYEMKLGPGGIWLKDGGLLLTYKDLAQRISEPIVCNTKFTYPTTPFKRVGAHFLYTYSAIAVRVEVNLLTGRVRVLDQYHAVAAGPMANPQGYLGQIEGGSSMAVGFTLSEDAVMSGGSYVTKNLDTYLVPTIADMNGSIQVQPIEDLPDHDTYGPRGIGEVGSVNLAPAVASAIFQAVGKRVTKLPIDPEWLQSTPFIPQKVVNIHVEP, encoded by the coding sequence ATGCTGCTGAATAAGGAATCCAGCGGTAGCCGCTGGCGTACACGACCTGATGGAGAGGGCAAGGTATCCGGTGAGCTGCAGTATTTGACCGACATGAGGGCAGAAGGAATGTTGATCGGCCGCGTGCTCCGCAGTGAGCAGGCACATGCTCGTATTTTGTCCATACGCATTGAGAAGGCCATTGAAGTCCCTGGTGTACACGCTGTAATCACTCATGAGGATGTGCCCGGACTTAACGGCTTTGGCATAGCTTTGCCGCATCAACCGGTATTTTGCAGCGACCGTGTGCGTTACACAGGCGATGCGATTGCGGCAGTCGCGGCAGAGACGGACGAAATTGCGGAATACGCCTTATCTCTTATCGAAGTGGATTATGAGCTTCTACCCTTACTCGAGAACCCGGAAGAGGCGATGAAAAAGGACGCAATTCTGCTGCATGCCGAGGGAAACGTGCTTCATCATACGGAATATCGGAAAGGGGAGCCGGAACCGGTATTTACGGATTGCTGTCATGTGGTAGAGGAGTCTTACTATACACCACGCCAAATGCACACCTATATGGAGACTGAAGGTGGACTGTTTATCCCAGAGGATAACGGACGGCTTACCGTATATTCAGCTACACAACATGGGTTGATGGATCGCCTGCAGCTATCCAGAATCCTGGATATTCCTCAAGAAGATATTCGCGTCATCTCGAGTCCTATCGGCGGGTCCTTTGGAGGAAAAGACGAGCTGAATGTACAGCCATATGGAGCGCTGCTCGCCTTGCGGACACTCCGTCCGGTAAGACTGCATAATTCGAGAGTTGAATCGGTACGTGCAGGACTAAAACGCCATCCCATGAAAATCACCATGAAGACTGGCTGCGACCCCGAAGGAATCATCAGGGCACATCAGGTCAGAATTATTTCGGATACGGGAGCTTATGCAACACTGGGGGCGGAGGTGCTCAACTTTGCGACAGAACATGTGATGGGCCCCTATATCATCGATCATGTGGATGTGAAGGGTTTTGCTGTATATACCAATAACGGTGTATCTGGTGAATTTCGCGGTTTTGGCGGCAATCAGGCGATTTTCGCTTTGGAGGGACAAATCGATCGGTTGGCTGAGCGATTGCAGATCGATCCGTGGGAAATGCGCCGCCGCAATTTGCGTAAATATGGAGATCTGGGGCCGCTGGGTCAGGAAATTGCTCAGACCGATGGTGCCTTTCAGGTGTGGGAAGCGCTGGCGGGTTCGCCTCTTATGACTGAGGCTGCATCTACAGACAGTGATTCAGGTGTTGTGGAACCTTGGATCGTAACTGGAACGGGTGCTGCTATAGCTATGCATGGTGCAGGACTTGGCTATGGTATTCCCGATCCGGCGGGTGGTAGGCTCTCTTTGACGCTAGAGGGCAAGATTGAGGCGGTGTTTGGTTACGAGGAGTTTGGTCAGGGCTTAATCGCAACCATGGAACAAATGCTGATTGAACAGTTTGGCTTGGCGGCAGAGGATCTAAGCATCGTCATTGGCGATACGGATGTTGTGCCCGATAGCGGATCTAGTACGGCTTCCCGATCAACTAGCATGATGTGGATGGCCTTGAAACGGCTGCGTCCAGACTTCACCGCTCGTGTGCTGCAGGCAGCTGCGATGATAAAGCCAGAGCTGGATAACTATGAAATGAAGCTCGGCCCTGGCGGCATTTGGCTAAAAGACGGCGGTCTGCTTCTGACTTACAAGGACTTGGCACAGCGTATTTCAGAACCCATTGTCTGTAATACAAAGTTTACTTATCCAACCACACCCTTTAAAAGAGTGGGGGCACATTTTCTATATACCTATTCTGCAATCGCAGTCCGCGTGGAAGTTAATCTGCTTACTGGACGTGTCCGTGTACTGGATCAATATCATGCGGTAGCGGCGGGGCCGATGGCTAATCCGCAAGGTTATCTCGGGCAGATCGAAGGTGGCAGCAGTATGGCGGTAGGATTTACTTTGTCAGAAGATGCTGTGATGTCAGGCGGCAGCTATGTCACCAAAAATTTAGACACCTATTTGGTGCCAACCATTGCCGATATGAATGGCAGCATTCAGGTGCAGCCGATAGAGGATTTGCCGGATCATGACACGTACGGTCCTCGCGGCATTGGAGAGGTGGGTTCCGTCAATTTAGCTCCGGCAGTCGCGTCAGCCATATTTCAGGCTGTAGGAAAGCGGGTAACCAAGCTGCCCATTGATCCCGAATGGCTGCAGTCTACACCGTTTATTCCACAAAAGGTGGTGAACATCCATGTCGAGCCATAA
- a CDS encoding allantoinase, translated as MKESYELVIKNGNVVLPHQVLKLDIAVSEGKIVALGEELSLAPLTKVIDADGFYVLPGMIDMHVHFNEPKFGHWEGFRSGSAALAAGGCTTYADMPLNGNPPTVNEAALRQKVDAAAGNSAVDYVLWGGLVPGNLDDLEVLAAAGVTGFKAFLSNPGGEGEGRFREVDEDTLYQGMQRIASLGGILALHAESEAITAVLTADAVRNGRTSASDFAACRPAEAELEAVSRALLYSERTGCRLHFVHISTAAAIEKIYEAKLRGLDVSSETCPHYLVLTENDMKALGPVAKCAPPLRSAVEQEKLWEMLAQGKIDLIASDHSPCPTELKVKPDLSFFAAWGGISGAQSSLELMFHEGVNVRGLDVTLISSLLAGQPAKRFGIEHRKGAIALGLDADLVLLNPSTTYTLTAEDLLYRHKHSPYIGRTLSCKVAATICRGRVVYTSEEGVIADDGGQWLRIRKEQYSL; from the coding sequence ATGAAGGAATCCTATGAACTTGTAATTAAGAACGGGAATGTAGTGCTGCCCCATCAGGTACTCAAGCTGGATATTGCAGTATCAGAGGGTAAGATTGTCGCACTTGGAGAGGAGCTTTCGCTTGCACCGCTAACCAAAGTCATCGACGCAGATGGGTTCTATGTGCTCCCCGGTATGATTGATATGCATGTCCACTTTAATGAACCAAAGTTTGGACATTGGGAAGGCTTTCGCAGCGGTTCTGCGGCGCTGGCAGCTGGCGGCTGCACAACCTATGCAGATATGCCGCTTAACGGCAATCCACCTACTGTGAACGAGGCTGCGCTTCGTCAAAAGGTAGATGCTGCGGCTGGAAACTCTGCCGTTGATTATGTGCTGTGGGGTGGGCTCGTTCCCGGCAATCTGGATGATTTAGAAGTTTTGGCAGCCGCTGGCGTCACTGGGTTTAAAGCCTTTCTCTCCAATCCTGGAGGGGAGGGCGAAGGCAGATTCCGTGAAGTGGATGAGGATACCCTCTATCAAGGGATGCAGCGAATCGCTTCTCTGGGCGGGATTCTGGCGCTTCATGCAGAAAGTGAGGCTATCACGGCGGTGTTGACCGCTGATGCAGTGCGAAATGGCAGAACCAGCGCAAGTGATTTTGCGGCTTGCCGCCCAGCTGAAGCAGAGCTGGAGGCAGTGTCCAGGGCGCTGCTGTACAGTGAACGTACGGGCTGCCGGTTGCATTTTGTTCATATTAGCACGGCTGCTGCCATTGAGAAAATCTATGAAGCTAAGCTTCGAGGTCTGGACGTTTCGTCTGAAACCTGTCCACATTATCTGGTCCTCACTGAAAATGATATGAAGGCTTTAGGCCCTGTGGCGAAGTGTGCGCCTCCGCTGCGAAGTGCGGTGGAGCAGGAGAAGTTATGGGAGATGCTGGCCCAAGGCAAAATCGATCTGATTGCTTCGGATCATTCCCCCTGTCCAACGGAATTGAAGGTGAAGCCGGACTTATCTTTTTTTGCAGCTTGGGGTGGGATCTCGGGTGCGCAGAGCAGTCTGGAGCTTATGTTCCATGAAGGCGTGAATGTGCGGGGTTTGGATGTTACATTAATTTCCAGTCTGCTTGCAGGGCAACCCGCAAAACGTTTTGGAATAGAGCATCGCAAAGGCGCTATAGCTCTAGGTCTAGATGCCGATCTAGTTCTGCTGAATCCAAGCACAACCTATACGCTGACTGCGGAGGATTTATTGTATCGCCACAAGCACAGCCCCTACATCGGAAGAACTTTATCCTGCAAGGTAGCTGCTACGATATGTCGTGGGCGGGTGGTCTATACCTCTGAAGAAGGAGTAATTGCCGATGATGGTGGACAGTGGCTGCGGATTAGGAAGGAGCAGTATAGCTTATGA
- the allC gene encoding allantoate deiminase — protein MNDSSVQTSTEKLLELLEELGAFSTPGPGVTRLLYTEEWSRAQIFLQEKMAGLGLEVSIDKVGNVYGRLSGCNPQQKVILTGSHIDTVVNGGKYDGAYGIAAAMIALQDLQRNFGQPQRTLEVVSFCEEEGSRFPLAYWGSGHVTERYDGSEAETCIDAEGVTLQAAMTESIFFQGVTDENGARNDIGAFVELHIEQGIILEKTDTQIGVVQGIVGQRRYVVKVSGIANHAGTTPMFMRQDALASAVEMLYVLESSAKTAGEPLVATSGKLEVYPNTPNVIPGEVLFTLDIRHSEEDELERFCEKLLAECNEIAVKRGVILEVTSVLHTVPAPMDTKLSAMLENICRQQGKTYRMMVSGAGHDAQLFAPRCPTAMIFVPSRAGISHSPEEYTSPEQLAAGLEVLTAMLYELAY, from the coding sequence ATGAACGATTCCAGCGTTCAAACATCGACCGAGAAGCTGCTCGAGCTGCTGGAGGAGCTGGGGGCATTCAGCACACCTGGGCCAGGAGTTACTAGACTGCTATATACGGAGGAATGGAGCCGGGCGCAGATTTTTTTGCAGGAAAAAATGGCTGGGCTCGGCTTAGAAGTTTCCATAGACAAGGTTGGCAATGTATATGGACGATTGAGTGGATGCAATCCGCAGCAAAAGGTTATTTTAACCGGATCGCATATTGATACTGTAGTCAATGGCGGAAAATATGATGGTGCGTATGGGATCGCTGCGGCTATGATTGCGCTTCAAGATTTGCAGAGGAACTTTGGCCAGCCGCAGCGGACGCTTGAGGTCGTATCTTTTTGTGAAGAAGAGGGGAGCCGATTTCCGCTTGCTTATTGGGGTTCGGGCCATGTCACGGAAAGGTATGACGGAAGCGAGGCCGAGACCTGTATAGATGCAGAGGGAGTGACATTACAGGCAGCAATGACGGAATCCATATTTTTCCAAGGTGTAACAGATGAGAATGGAGCCAGAAATGATATTGGCGCTTTTGTAGAACTGCACATCGAGCAGGGGATTATTCTGGAGAAGACAGACACTCAGATAGGCGTAGTTCAGGGGATTGTTGGTCAGAGACGATATGTGGTCAAGGTCAGTGGTATTGCTAATCATGCGGGCACGACACCGATGTTTATGCGGCAGGATGCACTGGCTAGTGCGGTTGAAATGCTGTACGTGCTTGAAAGTTCTGCTAAAACGGCTGGTGAACCTCTTGTAGCAACCTCGGGTAAGCTTGAGGTGTACCCGAATACGCCAAATGTGATCCCGGGTGAGGTTCTTTTTACATTAGATATCCGCCATAGTGAAGAGGACGAACTGGAACGTTTCTGTGAGAAGCTTCTTGCGGAATGTAATGAAATTGCTGTTAAACGGGGGGTGATTCTTGAGGTTACATCCGTGCTCCACACAGTCCCTGCGCCTATGGATACGAAGCTATCTGCAATGCTGGAAAATATCTGCCGCCAACAGGGGAAGACGTACCGCATGATGGTAAGTGGAGCGGGACATGACGCCCAGCTGTTTGCGCCGCGTTGCCCTACTGCGATGATTTTTGTACCCAGTCGTGCGGGTATCAGCCATTCACCGGAAGAGTATACATCCCCCGAGCAGCTTGCGGCTGGGCTTGAGGTTCTGACTGCGATGTTATATGAGTTAGCTTATTAA
- the pucL gene encoding factor-independent urate hydroxylase: MLEPINGRTMFYGKSDVLTYRTYAKPLAVTPVPESSFTGCDNIIFAHNITFAVTGEAFLPSFSEGDNSMVVATDSMKNFILRNTADYTGSTTEGLLQLLSSRFLDKYDHVTAVSVSADRLPFEQVMVPGGEGLKQSHLVLRHSNNESYSASLTIKRGENGTEVIAHECRLKDLQLIKVSGSSFYGFVRDEYTTLPESFDRPLYIFLNINWTYSGVEHALDGDLGQYVAAEQVRDIAHSAFHELNSPSIQSLIYQIGLRVLSRFPQLATVSFESNNRTWETIVEPEETKGGVFTEPRPPYGFQGFSVSRADLAGETA; the protein is encoded by the coding sequence ATGCTGGAACCAATTAACGGACGTACAATGTTTTATGGGAAAAGTGATGTGTTAACTTATCGTACCTATGCTAAACCGCTGGCCGTTACCCCCGTTCCCGAATCTTCCTTCACGGGCTGCGACAACATTATATTCGCACATAATATTACATTCGCGGTCACGGGCGAAGCGTTTCTTCCTTCTTTTTCAGAGGGGGATAATTCCATGGTCGTTGCTACCGATTCTATGAAAAATTTCATCCTGCGCAATACCGCGGACTACACTGGAAGCACAACGGAGGGGCTGCTGCAGCTTCTAAGCAGCCGTTTTCTCGATAAATACGATCATGTCACCGCAGTTTCGGTTTCCGCAGACCGGTTACCTTTTGAACAGGTGATGGTGCCCGGGGGTGAGGGGCTTAAACAGAGTCATTTAGTACTGCGTCACTCCAATAATGAATCTTATTCGGCTTCGTTAACTATAAAACGTGGAGAGAATGGGACTGAGGTTATCGCGCATGAATGCCGGTTGAAGGATTTACAGCTGATAAAAGTGAGTGGAAGCTCGTTTTATGGATTCGTCCGTGATGAGTACACAACATTGCCGGAGAGCTTTGACCGTCCGCTTTATATTTTTCTGAATATTAACTGGACCTACAGTGGTGTTGAGCATGCTCTGGATGGAGATCTAGGCCAATATGTGGCTGCGGAGCAGGTTCGCGATATCGCCCATAGCGCTTTTCATGAGCTGAACAGTCCATCAATCCAATCGTTGATTTATCAAATTGGGCTGCGCGTGTTGTCCCGTTTCCCTCAATTGGCTACCGTTTCGTTTGAGTCCAATAACCGGACTTGGGAAACCATTGTTGAGCCTGAAGAAACTAAAGGTGGAGTGTTCACCGAACCTCGTCCACCCTATGGTTTTCAGGGCTTTTCTGTCAGCCGTGCAGATCTGGCCGGAGAGACAGCGTAA
- a CDS encoding adenine deaminase, giving the protein MTTFTRKPLADCVPELVATARGDKPATLVITGGKLVNVCSGEILEGMSVGIQGGRIAYVGKDVTHMIGEGTQVIEANGKYIAPGLLDGHCHIESTQLTVTEFSRAVLPLGTTGGFFDAHEIANVFGLKGIQLMLDEMRGTPLAAYMQVASCVPAAGAEFETTGASIGPEEVAEAFTWGPDVIALGEVMNFPGVVYGDEKMLGEIQATLRAGRFVDGHFTWPSSDWRLPVYAAAGVTGDHECVTADDVIERVRLGMYAKMRRGSAWHDVAKTITAHTEHGIDTRRMMLVTDDRSSESLRDEGHMNFVLRDAIAQGVKPITAIQMATINTAERFGLARDIGSITPGSFADIILLDGNLADINVVLTIAAGVVVAENGVMTAELAKFSYPEEVLASVHLPQRPTSEDFIIAAPIQTGELTTRVIKVRENHVETIVRMVSIPVVEGQLDVNAIEGLCKIAVLERHKGTGNKSVAVVEGIGFKEPAAIAMTVAHDSHNVLVIGNDDELMAKAANAVADAQGGVCMITSNGETLFPLAIAGLMSTEPFEIAAAKSAAISKALYDAGCTLNYAFMTLSLLALAVIPTLRITDKGLVRISPEGIQLVPLFV; this is encoded by the coding sequence ATGACAACTTTTACAAGAAAGCCTTTAGCAGATTGTGTACCTGAGCTTGTGGCTACGGCAAGAGGAGATAAACCGGCAACACTAGTAATTACAGGTGGAAAGCTGGTTAATGTATGCTCTGGTGAAATTTTAGAAGGAATGTCTGTTGGTATACAAGGTGGACGTATCGCTTATGTTGGTAAAGATGTGACACATATGATTGGTGAAGGAACGCAGGTCATTGAGGCGAACGGTAAGTATATAGCTCCGGGACTACTCGATGGCCATTGTCATATTGAGAGCACACAGCTGACCGTTACTGAATTCTCCCGTGCGGTTCTGCCGCTGGGTACAACAGGTGGTTTCTTTGATGCTCATGAGATTGCTAATGTATTTGGGCTGAAGGGGATTCAATTGATGCTCGATGAGATGCGGGGAACACCGTTAGCGGCTTACATGCAGGTGGCTTCTTGTGTGCCTGCGGCAGGTGCGGAATTCGAGACAACGGGAGCTTCTATTGGACCAGAAGAAGTGGCAGAAGCCTTTACTTGGGGACCCGATGTGATTGCGCTGGGTGAAGTGATGAATTTTCCCGGCGTTGTTTATGGCGATGAGAAAATGCTTGGCGAAATTCAAGCTACGCTGCGGGCAGGCAGATTTGTAGATGGTCATTTCACATGGCCTTCCAGCGACTGGAGACTGCCCGTGTATGCTGCGGCAGGGGTGACTGGCGATCATGAGTGTGTGACGGCAGACGATGTGATTGAGCGCGTTAGACTGGGGATGTATGCCAAAATGCGCCGGGGTTCCGCTTGGCATGATGTGGCTAAAACAATTACGGCCCATACAGAACACGGCATAGATACACGCCGAATGATGCTGGTAACGGATGACCGTAGTTCGGAATCCTTACGAGATGAAGGGCATATGAATTTCGTCCTGCGTGATGCTATTGCTCAAGGTGTTAAGCCTATAACAGCTATCCAAATGGCCACCATTAATACTGCTGAACGCTTTGGTTTAGCGCGGGATATCGGATCTATTACTCCGGGTTCTTTTGCAGATATCATCCTTTTAGACGGGAATTTGGCGGATATTAATGTAGTGCTGACAATTGCCGCAGGTGTAGTAGTTGCGGAGAACGGAGTAATGACGGCAGAGCTTGCAAAATTCTCTTATCCGGAGGAAGTGTTGGCTTCGGTTCATTTGCCACAGCGTCCTACTTCAGAAGATTTCATCATTGCTGCTCCAATTCAAACAGGTGAACTTACTACAAGAGTTATTAAAGTAAGAGAAAATCATGTGGAGACTATTGTGCGTATGGTTTCGATACCTGTAGTGGAGGGGCAACTGGATGTAAATGCTATAGAAGGTTTGTGCAAAATCGCAGTGCTCGAACGTCATAAAGGTACAGGCAATAAATCAGTGGCCGTTGTCGAAGGCATTGGATTTAAAGAGCCGGCTGCCATTGCAATGACGGTTGCTCACGATAGTCATAATGTACTTGTTATCGGTAATGATGATGAGTTAATGGCTAAAGCTGCAAATGCGGTGGCGGATGCCCAGGGTGGTGTTTGCATGATCACATCCAATGGAGAAACATTATTCCCGTTGGCTATTGCAGGTCTAATGTCCACGGAACCCTTCGAAATTGCTGCTGCAAAATCAGCTGCGATCAGCAAAGCGCTATATGATGCTGGCTGTACTTTGAACTACGCATTTATGACTTTATCGCTGCTTGCATTGGCGGTTATCCCGACGCTACGCATCACGGATAAAGGACTTGTTCGGATCTCGCCTGAAGGAATACAGTTAGTGCCATTGTTTGTTTAA
- a CDS encoding (2Fe-2S)-binding protein, with translation MSSHNSDPNLDEDNLAPLSSEEAFAEERFTFNCNLNGKAISTEIPPSRRLLNVIREDLELTGTKRSCEIGRCGACMVLVDGRPVNSCLVMAYQCSGAEITTIEGLSEVGLHPVQRAFLEEGGFQCGYCTPGMVISVVALLEKNPHPTQAEVEEALSGNICRCTGYGGILRAVNKAIGG, from the coding sequence ATGTCGAGCCATAATTCAGATCCCAATCTAGATGAAGATAACCTTGCCCCCTTATCGTCTGAGGAAGCTTTTGCAGAAGAGAGGTTCACCTTTAATTGCAATCTCAATGGTAAAGCGATATCCACGGAGATTCCACCCTCCCGCCGGCTTTTAAATGTCATACGTGAAGATTTGGAGCTGACCGGTACAAAACGTTCTTGTGAGATTGGCCGCTGCGGGGCATGTATGGTGCTGGTGGATGGACGTCCAGTGAATTCATGTCTGGTCATGGCCTATCAATGCTCAGGTGCGGAAATTACAACGATTGAGGGTCTTAGTGAAGTAGGCCTGCATCCTGTTCAGAGGGCTTTTTTAGAAGAGGGGGGGTTCCAATGCGGTTATTGTACACCAGGGATGGTTATCTCGGTAGTTGCTCTGCTGGAAAAGAACCCGCATCCTACTCAGGCTGAAGTGGAAGAAGCTTTATCCGGTAACATTTGTCGCTGTACGGGGTACGGTGGCATTTTACGAGCTGTTAACAAAGCTATTGGAGGTTGA
- the uraH gene encoding hydroxyisourate hydrolase, which yields MSGRLTTHVLDLSRGIPATGLTLQLWKLTDGISKLLCEEVTNNDGRLNAPLLEGREMEAGCYELLFMVGDYYRRADAKASADTQREMSFFLEQIPIRFHIESSMQHYHVPLLVAPGGYSTYRGS from the coding sequence ATGAGCGGGCGTCTTACCACCCATGTGCTGGATCTGTCGCGGGGGATTCCTGCTACAGGTCTGACGCTTCAGCTCTGGAAGCTTACGGATGGAATCAGCAAGCTTCTGTGTGAAGAGGTTACGAACAATGACGGGAGGCTCAATGCTCCGCTGCTGGAAGGGAGAGAGATGGAGGCTGGATGTTACGAGCTGCTGTTTATGGTCGGCGATTACTACCGTAGAGCTGATGCCAAAGCGTCAGCAGATACTCAACGTGAGATGTCTTTTTTTCTAGAACAGATACCTATTCGCTTTCATATAGAGAGCTCCATGCAACACTACCATGTACCTTTGCTAGTAGCTCCTGGTGGATATAGTACGTATCGGGGAAGTTAG
- the uraD gene encoding 2-oxo-4-hydroxy-4-carboxy-5-ureidoimidazoline decarboxylase produces the protein MVVSEGRFTLEEINAMSITDFVKHLGGIFEHSPWVAEEAYKQIPFHSLEHLHSTMMQTVLSADRSRMEGLLKAHPDLATRLQVTALSASEQQGAGLDRLTTEEFNLLNDLNRKYTDKFHFPFILAVRGKNKDDIIGAIGVRVERSPQEEWIQAFSEVGTITRFRLSDLII, from the coding sequence ATGGTCGTTTCTGAAGGCAGGTTTACGTTGGAAGAGATAAATGCCATGAGTATAACGGATTTTGTGAAGCATCTAGGCGGCATTTTTGAACATTCACCGTGGGTAGCAGAGGAGGCTTATAAGCAGATTCCATTCCATTCTTTAGAGCATTTGCATAGCACAATGATGCAGACCGTACTGAGTGCTGACCGGAGCCGAATGGAGGGACTATTAAAAGCTCACCCGGATTTGGCGACTAGGCTTCAAGTTACGGCTTTGTCTGCCTCAGAGCAGCAGGGAGCTGGACTGGATCGGCTAACAACGGAAGAGTTCAATCTATTAAATGATCTGAATCGAAAGTATACGGACAAATTTCATTTCCCTTTTATTCTAGCTGTTCGTGGCAAAAACAAAGATGACATTATCGGCGCCATTGGAGTGCGAGTTGAGCGTTCCCCTCAGGAGGAATGGATTCAAGCCTTTTCTGAAGTCGGTACAATTACGAGATTTCGCCTAAGTGATTTAATTATTTAA
- a CDS encoding pyridoxal-phosphate-dependent aminotransferase family protein, with amino-acid sequence MKRYEDLSPSLRCIMTPGPVEVDPRVLRAMSFPVLGQFDPEFTQMMNETMEMLRELFATRNAWAYPIDGTSRAGIEAVMVSLILPGERVLIPIFGRFGHLLHEIAERCGAEVFVLEKPWGSVFEPEEVIAAIETFKPNVVAMVHGETSTGRVQPLAEIGRACRRMDALFIVDAVATLGGIPVETDAWMLDAVVGGTQKCLSVPSGMAPITYNDRAEAKLMSRKRVERGIRISDVQPGELSFVRSNYFDLGMLQDYWSPQRLNHHTEMTSMLYALREGLRLALEEGMDARFARHQLHEKALIAGLTAMGLELYGEPSCKLTVVTCVLIPEGLDGESVRTLLLERFGIEIASSFGPLKGKIWRIGTMGFSCRTNNVLRLLGALEAALLRHGFEVFYGLGVQAALDVYEENVR; translated from the coding sequence ATGAAGCGTTACGAAGATTTGTCGCCATCCCTGCGCTGCATTATGACTCCGGGTCCGGTGGAGGTTGATCCGCGTGTCCTGCGGGCGATGTCTTTTCCGGTGCTGGGTCAGTTTGATCCAGAGTTCACCCAGATGATGAATGAAACGATGGAGATGCTGCGGGAGCTGTTCGCTACCCGAAATGCATGGGCTTACCCTATAGATGGGACCTCTCGCGCTGGTATTGAGGCGGTGATGGTCAGCTTAATCCTGCCGGGGGAACGTGTGCTGATTCCGATCTTTGGCCGCTTCGGACACCTGCTTCATGAGATTGCCGAACGTTGTGGCGCTGAGGTGTTCGTTCTGGAAAAGCCATGGGGAAGTGTGTTTGAACCGGAGGAAGTGATAGCGGCTATCGAGACTTTTAAGCCAAATGTGGTAGCGATGGTGCATGGTGAGACCTCTACAGGACGGGTGCAGCCACTCGCGGAAATTGGCAGAGCCTGCCGCCGAATGGATGCTCTTTTCATAGTTGACGCAGTTGCAACTCTTGGGGGCATTCCTGTCGAAACGGATGCTTGGATGCTGGATGCGGTCGTAGGAGGTACACAGAAATGCCTGTCCGTCCCCTCCGGTATGGCACCAATAACATATAATGACCGCGCTGAGGCTAAGCTTATGTCCCGTAAACGAGTAGAACGTGGGATTAGAATCAGCGATGTTCAGCCTGGTGAGTTGTCTTTTGTCCGCAGCAACTATTTCGATCTTGGCATGCTTCAGGATTATTGGAGCCCGCAACGTCTCAATCATCATACAGAGATGACCTCTATGCTCTATGCACTTCGGGAGGGCTTGCGACTTGCGCTTGAAGAAGGAATGGATGCCAGATTCGCCAGACATCAGCTCCATGAAAAGGCACTTATAGCTGGATTAACAGCGATGGGGCTTGAACTTTACGGGGAGCCCTCCTGCAAACTTACCGTTGTTACCTGTGTGCTGATTCCTGAGGGCCTAGACGGGGAATCTGTACGCACGCTGCTGCTGGAGCGGTTCGGCATTGAAATTGCCAGCTCCTTTGGACCTCTGAAAGGAAAGATTTGGCGCATTGGCACGATGGGCTTTAGCTGCCGTACGAATAATGTGCTGCGTTTGCTTGGAGCTTTGGAAGCAGCGTTGCTGCGACACGGATTTGAAGTTTTTTACGGACTTGGTGTTCAAGCGGCACTTGACGTATATGAGGAAAACGTAAGATAA